A region from the Rhodamnia argentea isolate NSW1041297 chromosome 7, ASM2092103v1, whole genome shotgun sequence genome encodes:
- the LOC125312519 gene encoding phospholipid-transporting ATPase 2-like translates to MEGVSMVALSGCIWLQWFVVALEANSFTRWQHLAIWGNLLAFYINLMLSAIPSSGMYTIMFQLCRQPSYWLIMLVIVRTGMGPILALKYFRYTYRPSQINKLQQAGGMGDRFCPWETLNRKRGRRREPFLHCQSRNPRTEIPFTSLDFRILLIPPGIL, encoded by the exons ATGGAGGGGGTATCTATGGTAGCACTCTCTGGATGTATATGGTTGCAATGGTTCGTGGTGGCATTGGAAGCAAA CTCGTTCACTAGATGGCAACATCTCGCCATATGGGGAAATTTGCTTGCATTCTACATCAACTTGATGTTAAGTGCCATCCCTTCATCAGGGATGTACACGATAATGTTCCAGTTGTGCCGACAACCATCTTACTGGCTAATTATGTTG GTCATAGTCAGAACAGGAATGGGTCCTATTCTAGCTCTGAAGTATTTCAGATATACATACAGACCTAGTCAAATCAATAAACTCCAGCAAGCGGGAGGCATGGGGGACCGATTTTGTCCCTGGGAAACATTGAACCGCAAGCGAGGTCGACGGAGAGAGCCGTTTCTCCATTGTCAATCACGCAACCCTAGAACAGAAATCCCGTTTACAAGCCTTGACTTTCGGATTCTCCTGATTCCACCAGGAATTCTTTAG
- the LOC115754467 gene encoding cytochrome P450 714C2-like, whose translation MATTAEVFLSLFLGSFTFLFLYFYNLFWWKPLRLRKKLQHQGIDGPAPSFFFGNIPDIKKIRLETQATKNQESIGNRVSHDYLSRLFPHIEKWRADYGPVFAFTLGNMVTVCICDFDVAREFCQCKSAEFGRAAYLRKNRGIVLGYDSLITSKGKSWTLQRKVISPEFFNDKIKGMVGMMVESSVSMLEKWGSQMEEAGGAASVRIDEDLKSLSAEMISKACFGNNYVIGNEIFTKMLVLQDLISKQQAIVGLPGVRHLPMKIARDIWRTGKEVDRSILKLMDDDHNAGGQSFLQALVNNFGRGSSVIVDNCKAMFLAGYETTATATTFALVLLAHHPEWQERVRAEAVEILGNQAPNMEKLHKMKLLNMVIYETLRLYSPGPFVTRETSEEMKFGDFAIPKGVNVYLPSSLLHQDPANWGDDAHKFHPERFANGISSACKVPYLFVPFGTGIRTCVGQNFALTELKIVLSLLLSKFIFSLSPEYKHSVTYKLFFEPEHGAQLNMEKI comes from the exons ATGGCTACAACTGCAGAAGTCTTTTTATCTCTCTTTCTTGGGAGCTTCACTTTCTTGTTCTTGTACTTCTACAATCTCTTCTGGTGGAAGCCGCTGCGGCTTAGAAAGAAGCTGCAGCATCAGGGAATCGATGGCCCTGCGCCGTCCTTCTTCTTCGGCAACATCCCGGATATCAAGAAGATTCGACTGGAAACTCAAGCCACAAAGAATCAAGAAAGCATCGGCAATCGCGTTTCACATGATTACCTGTCGCGCCTgtttccccacatagagaagtGGAGAGCCGACTATG GTCCGGTGTTTGCATTCACACTGGGGAACATGGTGACCGTATGCATATGCGACTTTGACGTAGCGAGAGAGTTCTGTCAATGCAAGTCTGCTGAATTCGGAAGGGCTGCGTATCTGAGAAAAAACAGGGGAATTGTGTTGGGTTATGACAGCCTCATCACTTCGAAAGGGAAATCCTGGACACTCCAGAGGAAAGTCATCTCgcccgaattcttcaatgacAAAATAAAG GGAATGGTGGGCATGATGGTTGAATCTTCCGTCTCCATGTTGGAAAAATGGGGATCTCAAATGGAGGAAGCAGGGGGAGCTGCTTCAGTACGGATCGACGAGGATTTAAAAAGCCTCTCTGCCGAAATGATTTCAAAAGCATGTTTTGGGAACAATTATGTTATTGGGAACGAGATTTTTACCAAAATGTTAGTGCTTCAGGATTTGATAAGCAAGCAGCAAGCTATTGTTGGTCTTCCCGGGGTAAG GCACCTTCCTATGAAGATTGCTCGTGACATTTGGAGGACAGGAAAAGAAGTCGACCGATCTATTCTGAAGCTGATGGACGATGATCACAACGCCGGCGGGCAGAGCTTCTTACAGGCCTTAGTCAACAATTTTGGCCGTGGATCGAGCGTCATTGTAGATAATTGCAAGGCTATGTTCTTGGCGGGATATGAAACTACTGCCACTGCCACCACCTTCGCTTTAGTACTTTTAGCACACCATCCTGAGTGGCAGGAGCGTGTGCGTGCCGAGGCAGTAGAGATCCTTGGAAATCAAGCCCCGAATATGGAGAAGCTGCACAAAATGAAATTG TTAAATATGGTGATTTACGAAACATTGCGCCTGTATTCTCCTGGACCATTCGTGACGAGAGAAACGTCCGAGGAAATGAAGTTTGGTGACTTTGCGATTCCGAAAGGCGTCAACGTCTACCTCCCCTCCTCGCTGTTGCATCAGGACCCGGCCAACTGGGGCGACGATGCCCACAAGTTCCATCCAGAAAGGTTTGCGAACGGCATATCTTCGGCGTGCAAGGTCCCGTATCTGTTCGTGCCTTTTGGGACGGGGATACGAACCTGCGTTGGCCAGAACTTCGCCTTAACAGAACTAAAGATAGTTCTGTCTCTCCTGCTGTCCAAGTTCATTTTCTCTTTATCCCCGGAATACAAACACTCGGTGACGTATAAGCTGTTTTTTGAGCCCGAACATGGGGCACAATTGAACATGGAGAAGATCTGA
- the LOC115754472 gene encoding uncharacterized protein LOC115754472, which translates to MKKSGVFAASVAAASAAAVTASSSSPSSSSSSTNFNCNSNFQFSRQGDGQRRDREDGARPKPASADKFAPRFDGLRFIETLVTAHR; encoded by the exons ATGAAGAAATCTGGAGTCTTCGCGGCCTCGGTCGCTGCGGCATCCGCCGCTGCAGTCACGGCTTCttcttcgtcgccgtcgtcgtcgtcgtcgtccacGAACTTCAACTGCAACTCCAACTTCCAATTCTCTCGCCAG GGCGATGGCCAGAGGAGAGATCGAGAAGATGGCGCGAGACCAAAGCCTGCTTCCGCGGACAAGTTCGCCCCGAGGTTCGACGGGTTGAGGTTCATCGAGACGCTGGTTACTGCTCACAGATGA